Proteins from a genomic interval of Desulfurobacterium sp. TC5-1:
- a CDS encoding lytic transglycosylase domain-containing protein gives MRKLIFGLLLPFLLFASASAADLKTVVEQESKALLIDQFGASVSTTKDTIQTLDIPWNQPGVQFWLQYYKNRMNRLKLVQQAARYSIFLPYVKPILKEEGVPEVLAYLPIIESEGNPAAVSRAGAAGLWQLMPRTARLYGLRVNYYIDERFDIEKSTRAAARYLKKLYKIFGKWDLAIAAYNAGPGKILSLMRRYHTDSFWDLAKLPDETLNYVPKFYAVASLINSGQIKVATSEHKLLKIKIVSKTSLYAIARKLRVKYAIIKNFNRQYRKGVVPAYRYVYVPAFSIGNRTFLAKAKDARIYIYRPYRTEKVTRIARKFGTDVHTVKKLNRIRGKYVYRGQVLIIVAYNNEGESVVMR, from the coding sequence ATGCGTAAGCTCATTTTCGGGCTTCTCCTGCCGTTTTTACTTTTCGCGTCAGCTTCGGCGGCTGACCTTAAGACAGTTGTAGAACAGGAATCTAAAGCTCTTCTTATAGACCAGTTTGGTGCTTCTGTTTCAACTACAAAAGATACCATCCAGACACTTGACATTCCCTGGAATCAGCCGGGTGTTCAGTTCTGGCTTCAGTACTATAAAAACCGCATGAACAGGCTTAAGCTTGTTCAACAGGCGGCAAGATACTCTATTTTCCTGCCTTACGTTAAGCCCATCCTTAAAGAAGAAGGTGTTCCCGAAGTTCTTGCATACCTTCCGATAATAGAAAGTGAAGGTAATCCGGCTGCCGTTTCCCGTGCCGGTGCGGCGGGTCTGTGGCAGTTAATGCCGAGGACGGCAAGACTTTACGGATTAAGAGTGAACTACTACATAGATGAACGTTTTGACATAGAAAAATCAACAAGAGCAGCAGCGCGGTATCTCAAAAAGCTTTATAAAATTTTTGGAAAATGGGATCTGGCCATTGCTGCTTACAACGCCGGTCCAGGAAAAATACTTTCTCTTATGAGGCGTTATCACACCGACTCTTTCTGGGATTTAGCAAAGCTTCCCGATGAAACACTTAACTACGTTCCAAAATTCTACGCGGTAGCTTCTCTCATCAATTCAGGACAGATAAAGGTTGCTACTTCGGAACACAAGCTTTTAAAAATAAAGATTGTTTCAAAAACCAGTTTGTATGCCATAGCGAGGAAGTTGAGAGTTAAGTATGCAATAATCAAAAATTTCAACAGGCAGTATAGAAAAGGAGTTGTTCCCGCTTACAGGTATGTCTATGTACCCGCTTTTTCTATAGGGAACAGAACCTTCCTTGCAAAAGCAAAAGATGCAAGAATTTACATCTACCGTCCGTATAGAACCGAAAAGGTTACCAGAATTGCCAGAAAGTTTGGCACGGACGTTCACACCGTGAAAAAGCTTAACCGCATAAGAGGAAAATACGTCTATAGAGGACAGGTTCTTATCATAGTTGCATACAACAACGAAGGTGAAAGTGTGGTAATGAGATGA
- a CDS encoding YebC/PmpR family DNA-binding transcriptional regulator, producing the protein MAGHSKWANIKHKKAAQDAKRGKIYTKLAREITVAAREGGGDPEFNPRLRAAIEKAKKFNMPKENIERAIKRGTGEIAGETYEEVTYEGYGPGGVAIIVKCLTDNRNRTASEVRHAFSKHGGNLGTSGCVSWMFERKGIVTINAEGKDEEEVMMVAIDAGAEDFVNEDGQFVIYTQPQDLETVKNALEEAGIEIEEAKVDLVPQNTTRVEGETARKVLKLLEVLEDLDDVQEVYSNFDMPDEVMNNA; encoded by the coding sequence ATGGCTGGACATTCAAAATGGGCAAACATTAAGCATAAAAAAGCGGCTCAGGATGCAAAAAGAGGAAAGATATACACGAAGCTTGCAAGGGAAATAACGGTTGCTGCAAGAGAAGGCGGCGGAGACCCCGAGTTTAATCCGCGTCTCCGTGCTGCTATTGAAAAAGCTAAAAAGTTTAACATGCCTAAAGAAAACATAGAAAGGGCAATCAAGAGAGGAACCGGTGAGATAGCCGGTGAGACCTACGAAGAGGTAACTTATGAAGGTTATGGTCCTGGAGGTGTGGCAATTATCGTTAAGTGCCTCACAGACAACAGAAACAGGACAGCATCTGAAGTAAGGCACGCCTTTTCAAAACACGGTGGAAACCTGGGAACATCAGGTTGTGTTTCCTGGATGTTTGAAAGGAAAGGCATTGTAACTATAAATGCTGAAGGTAAAGATGAAGAAGAGGTAATGATGGTTGCCATAGATGCCGGTGCTGAAGATTTTGTAAATGAAGATGGACAGTTTGTTATCTATACGCAACCTCAGGATCTTGAGACTGTGAAAAACGCACTTGAAGAAGCAGGAATAGAGATAGAAGAGGCTAAGGTTGACCTTGTTCCTCAAAACACAACGAGGGTAGAGGGTGAAACTGCCCGGAAGGTTCTTAAACTTCTTGAAGTGCTTGAAGACCTTGACGATGTTCAGGAAGTTTATTCCAACTTTGATATGCCCGATGAGGTTATGAATAATGCGTAA
- the nikR gene encoding nickel-responsive transcriptional regulator NikR, with translation MAGIVRFGISIDGKLLERFDEYIEKKGYVSRSEAVRDLIRNALIEESVGEDREVFGTITIVFDHHQKELEDKLTEIEHQHLGNIISSLHVHIDHHHCMETIVVKGKASEIRELADRIISQKGVKHGKLVVTGIEP, from the coding sequence ATGGCAGGAATCGTTAGGTTTGGTATTTCAATTGACGGGAAACTGCTTGAGAGGTTTGACGAATACATAGAAAAAAAAGGTTATGTCAGCCGCTCAGAAGCAGTTAGAGACCTTATTAGAAACGCTCTTATCGAGGAATCCGTTGGAGAGGATAGGGAAGTTTTCGGCACAATTACCATAGTGTTTGACCATCATCAGAAAGAACTTGAAGACAAATTAACAGAGATAGAACATCAACATCTTGGAAATATTATTTCGTCCCTCCATGTTCACATTGACCATCACCACTGCATGGAGACGATAGTTGTAAAGGGTAAAGCAAGCGAGATAAGGGAGCTTGCAGATAGAATTATCAGTCAAAAGGGCGTTAAACATGGTAAGCTGGTTGTAACGGGCATAGAGCCTTGA
- a CDS encoding TatD family hydrolase — MIDTHAHLHFPQFDSDREKVIEECKQKLEAVVTVGCNIEDSLKALELARTERFIYASAGIHPHDASNYVAGVKEKLKEILSDEKVVAVGEAGLDFYRNLSPKEKQEEIFRIQIELSRETGKPLIIHTREASHEMSEFIKKEMEGVKGIIHCFNGDKELLETALRNGFFISYAGPVTYPKNEALRETLKKVPSSRLLVETDSPYLAPQKKRGRRNQPVYVAYTIKAIADYLNLNFTDVDRITTVNAKRIFGLPMTKEESEPKLVYKVKNNLYINLTTKCPCNCVFCFRGKEDYVLGYNLKLDREPIAEEYMYRIKNPGIYDEIVFCGYGEPFERFDVLVKVAKWAKRMGAKKIRVNTNGLAYLITGSENILNELKGVVDTFNVSLNASSPEEYYRIVRPSFGNGSFESVIKFIIDAKEKGFNVIISAVNVKDFDVKAFKSFARKLGVECRIREEKVV, encoded by the coding sequence TTGATAGATACCCATGCGCATCTACATTTTCCCCAGTTTGATAGCGATAGAGAAAAGGTAATAGAAGAGTGTAAGCAGAAGTTAGAAGCTGTCGTTACGGTTGGTTGCAACATTGAGGATAGTTTAAAGGCTCTTGAGCTCGCCAGAACAGAGCGGTTCATATACGCTTCAGCGGGTATTCATCCTCATGATGCATCTAACTACGTTGCCGGTGTAAAGGAAAAACTTAAAGAGATTCTTTCTGATGAAAAGGTTGTAGCCGTTGGAGAGGCCGGACTTGACTTTTACAGGAATCTTTCACCTAAGGAAAAGCAGGAAGAGATATTCAGAATACAGATAGAGCTTTCAAGAGAGACAGGCAAACCGCTTATAATTCACACCAGGGAAGCCTCCCATGAAATGTCAGAATTTATCAAAAAAGAGATGGAAGGAGTGAAAGGAATCATTCACTGCTTTAACGGTGATAAAGAACTGCTTGAAACGGCGCTAAGAAATGGTTTTTTCATCTCTTACGCAGGCCCTGTAACTTATCCTAAAAATGAAGCTTTGAGGGAGACCTTAAAAAAAGTTCCTTCTTCCCGCCTTCTTGTTGAGACCGATTCTCCGTATCTTGCACCTCAAAAAAAGAGAGGCAGGAGAAATCAACCTGTTTACGTTGCTTATACGATAAAAGCCATTGCCGATTATCTTAACCTCAATTTTACCGATGTTGACAGGATAACAACGGTCAACGCAAAGAGAATATTCGGTCTTCCAATGACAAAAGAGGAATCAGAACCGAAACTTGTTTATAAGGTTAAAAACAACCTCTACATAAATCTTACAACAAAGTGTCCGTGTAACTGTGTTTTCTGTTTTAGGGGTAAAGAAGATTACGTTTTAGGTTACAACTTAAAACTTGATAGAGAGCCGATTGCAGAAGAGTACATGTACCGTATTAAAAATCCCGGTATATACGATGAAATTGTTTTCTGCGGGTACGGTGAACCTTTTGAAAGGTTTGATGTTCTCGTTAAGGTCGCTAAATGGGCTAAAAGGATGGGAGCTAAAAAAATAAGAGTGAACACTAACGGTCTTGCCTATCTGATAACCGGCAGTGAAAACATTTTGAACGAGCTTAAAGGTGTTGTTGATACTTTTAATGTCAGTCTAAACGCTTCCAGCCCTGAAGAATACTACAGGATTGTTCGTCCTTCTTTTGGAAACGGAAGCTTTGAAAGTGTGATAAAATTCATTATTGATGCAAAAGAAAAAGGTTTTAATGTTATTATATCTGCAGTAAACGTTAAAGATTTTGATGTAAAAGCTTTTAAATCGTTTGCCAGAAAGCTGGGTGTTGAGTGCAGGATAAGGGAAGAGAAGGTAGTGTAG
- a CDS encoding SPOR domain-containing protein, with amino-acid sequence MEKNKKLYYILMAAAVVLLMVSYGIGFMVGKNYGYTTAKKEFEVEKQKLMKTIASLTPLSRPKPEEKVVVVNGKPAVPPAEKKVEKKVEKKQEVEVAEKKEQKATSRVSGKPVVEKKTEVTRQEVAVKKEVKKTKEAKKKNRDYFVQVGIFSKKVNAERLVHKLKKAGIPASVSRFGRYYRVTAGMFTEKEAKSILLKLKRMKLSGIIKKRR; translated from the coding sequence ATGGAGAAGAACAAAAAACTTTATTACATTTTAATGGCTGCAGCAGTTGTTCTTTTAATGGTTTCCTATGGTATTGGGTTTATGGTGGGTAAAAATTACGGTTATACCACGGCAAAGAAGGAGTTTGAGGTTGAGAAACAGAAACTTATGAAAACTATAGCTTCTCTGACGCCCCTTTCACGTCCCAAACCGGAGGAAAAGGTTGTAGTTGTGAACGGTAAACCGGCTGTCCCTCCTGCTGAGAAAAAGGTAGAAAAGAAAGTTGAGAAAAAGCAGGAAGTGGAGGTTGCAGAGAAAAAGGAACAGAAAGCTACATCCAGGGTTTCAGGCAAGCCTGTAGTGGAAAAGAAAACAGAAGTTACCAGGCAGGAAGTTGCTGTTAAGAAGGAAGTTAAGAAAACAAAGGAAGCTAAGAAGAAAAATAGAGATTACTTTGTTCAGGTTGGAATTTTTAGCAAGAAGGTCAACGCAGAAAGGCTTGTTCACAAACTTAAAAAGGCTGGAATTCCTGCAAGCGTTAGTAGGTTTGGCAGGTACTACCGCGTAACGGCCGGAATGTTTACAGAGAAAGAGGCAAAGTCAATTTTATTAAAACTTAAAAGGATGAAGCTTTCCGGCATAATAAAAAAGAGGAGGTAA
- the argS gene encoding arginine--tRNA ligase — MKDTIKEKVASAVLSAFGVDVDDILERASFEPPKKKEYGDVATNAAFLLAKTLKKPPIKIAEELAEILSNEKEFSKVEVAGNGFINFFLSPDFYAELLKKVVETDFFISNIGKGERVLIEYVSANPTGPLHVGHGRGAVVGDVLSRVMKLAGYSVEREFYINDAGRQIKLLGISIYYRIQELAGRKLVLPEDAYRGEYIIDIAKELILQYPEIVDMEEEKAIELAAEFGKKVLLEEIRKTLGRLKVEFDHWFSEKSLYTGGKVEEVLELLKEKGLIYEKDGALWLRTSQFGDDKDRVVKRSTGEYTYFASDIAYHYDKILRGYDRGIDIWGADHHGYIPRVKAAIEALGKPSDWLEVVLVQLVKLFKHGEEVKMSKRAGNFVTLDWLIDEVGVDAVRFFFLTKRHDTPLDFDIDLALSEKSENPVYYVQYAHARISSILDKAKEKGIEPSVEHLELLGEEEFDLILKCYGLKSTLEAVARKREPHLLPYYLIDLASAFHRYYNKNRVVDADNPELSSARLYLVNGVRKTIRSGLNILNVNAPGRM; from the coding sequence ATGAAAGATACGATAAAAGAAAAGGTGGCTTCTGCAGTTCTTTCCGCTTTCGGAGTGGATGTTGATGATATTCTTGAAAGGGCTTCTTTTGAACCGCCCAAGAAAAAAGAATACGGAGATGTCGCCACCAATGCGGCTTTTCTCCTTGCTAAAACGTTGAAAAAACCGCCGATTAAGATTGCAGAAGAACTTGCAGAGATACTCTCTAACGAAAAGGAATTTTCGAAAGTAGAAGTTGCCGGTAATGGTTTCATTAACTTTTTTCTCTCACCAGATTTTTACGCTGAACTTTTAAAGAAAGTGGTAGAAACCGACTTCTTTATTTCCAACATTGGAAAAGGTGAAAGGGTTTTAATCGAATATGTTTCTGCAAATCCTACCGGACCTTTACATGTTGGGCACGGTAGAGGAGCAGTCGTTGGCGATGTTCTTTCAAGGGTTATGAAACTTGCAGGTTACAGCGTGGAGAGAGAATTTTACATAAACGACGCCGGCAGACAGATTAAGCTTCTGGGTATTTCAATCTATTACAGGATTCAGGAGCTTGCGGGTAGAAAACTTGTTCTTCCTGAAGATGCCTATAGGGGAGAGTACATTATTGACATAGCTAAAGAGCTTATACTTCAGTATCCTGAAATTGTGGATATGGAAGAGGAAAAGGCAATTGAGCTTGCTGCAGAGTTTGGAAAGAAAGTCCTTTTAGAAGAGATAAGAAAAACGCTTGGAAGGCTGAAAGTTGAATTTGACCATTGGTTCAGCGAAAAAAGTCTTTATACAGGCGGTAAGGTTGAAGAGGTTCTTGAACTTCTTAAAGAGAAAGGCTTAATTTATGAGAAAGATGGTGCTCTGTGGCTTAGAACCTCTCAGTTTGGAGACGATAAAGATAGAGTTGTGAAGCGCTCCACGGGAGAATATACCTACTTTGCCTCGGATATAGCTTACCATTACGATAAGATTTTAAGGGGTTACGATAGAGGAATAGATATATGGGGCGCTGACCATCACGGTTACATACCGAGAGTAAAAGCAGCCATAGAAGCTTTGGGAAAACCTTCAGATTGGCTTGAGGTTGTGCTTGTTCAGCTTGTGAAACTTTTTAAACACGGTGAAGAAGTGAAGATGTCAAAAAGGGCGGGCAATTTTGTTACACTTGATTGGCTTATTGATGAAGTTGGCGTTGATGCTGTTAGGTTTTTCTTCCTTACAAAAAGACACGACACGCCCCTTGATTTTGATATAGATCTTGCTCTTTCTGAAAAGAGCGAGAATCCCGTTTATTACGTTCAGTATGCTCATGCAAGAATTTCCAGTATCCTTGATAAGGCAAAAGAAAAAGGTATAGAACCTTCAGTAGAACACCTTGAACTTCTTGGAGAGGAGGAATTTGACCTAATACTTAAGTGTTACGGATTAAAATCAACTCTTGAAGCAGTGGCAAGGAAGAGAGAGCCGCATCTTTTACCTTACTATTTGATAGACCTTGCTTCAGCTTTTCACAGGTATTACAACAAAAATAGAGTTGTGGATGCCGATAATCCGGAACTTTCTTCGGCAAGGCTGTACCTTGTAAATGGTGTTAGGAAAACAATCCGTTCAGGACTTAATATACTTAATGTAAACGCGCCGGGGAGGATGTAG
- a CDS encoding HD domain-containing protein: MISYRDLLKDRKIFYYIERADYFLKNMGYTYHGTKHVVWVASRARMILDRLNYPEREVELAGIAGLLHDIGNIVSRHDHAQAGALLTYQLLKDKNLLTEEDLTDLMYAIGNHESATGVPVTPIAAAVVIADKSHVSRNRVRKDSNIKEDIHDRVNFSIFYSDIEVNPDKKTIKLVLKMDTSISDILEFFSIFKERMEMCRRASRVLDCKFRIKINGKDL; this comes from the coding sequence ATGATTTCCTATAGAGACTTGCTGAAGGATAGAAAAATTTTCTACTACATAGAAAGAGCCGATTATTTTCTAAAAAACATGGGGTACACCTATCACGGCACAAAACACGTAGTCTGGGTTGCCAGCCGCGCAAGGATGATTTTAGATAGGTTGAACTATCCTGAAAGAGAAGTTGAGCTTGCTGGAATTGCAGGCTTACTCCACGATATAGGGAATATCGTATCCAGACACGACCACGCACAGGCAGGTGCACTCCTTACCTATCAGTTACTCAAAGATAAAAACCTGCTAACAGAAGAAGATCTGACTGATCTGATGTACGCTATAGGAAACCACGAATCAGCCACCGGCGTTCCTGTAACGCCAATTGCAGCTGCTGTCGTAATAGCGGATAAATCTCACGTTAGCAGAAATAGAGTGAGAAAAGACAGTAACATAAAAGAGGATATTCATGATAGGGTTAACTTTTCCATTTTTTATTCCGATATCGAGGTAAATCCAGATAAAAAAACCATCAAATTAGTTTTAAAAATGGATACCTCAATATCAGATATTTTAGAATTTTTCAGCATTTTTAAAGAAAGAATGGAGATGTGCAGAAGGGCAAGCAGGGTTTTGGATTGCAAATTCAGGATAAAAATTAACGGGAAAGATTTATAA
- a CDS encoding N-glycosylase/DNA lyase, with amino-acid sequence MGKRVNLEIHPERAKKVAKVLVKRLEKGGIFSFKELPDDEIKKVPLKDREKLIAVLSLVTALDYMRDAKKLWESAVETLKDKELQWIFSPKEVVKRGRNELKKALLKHRIAMRKDKDTDIWWNISQTIAGEFGGSFLSFFDSFNYMVDETYRKIDDKKWHEKFPNLSGRKIFPHWIRILKEKVEDLPFENVGKLPIPVDVHVTRATFTTGCITGSYRAKSITATVRNLVIKVWDEALKDEGIPPVSMFRPLWLLSKHGCHYRKNGDCPKREECPVRHFCVSGKVVVSASHVEIDTSL; translated from the coding sequence ATGGGAAAAAGGGTTAACCTTGAGATTCATCCGGAAAGAGCAAAAAAAGTTGCGAAGGTGCTTGTAAAAAGACTTGAAAAAGGGGGGATTTTTAGCTTTAAAGAACTTCCGGACGATGAGATAAAGAAAGTTCCGTTGAAAGATAGGGAGAAACTTATAGCTGTTCTTTCCCTTGTCACCGCTCTTGATTACATGAGAGATGCGAAAAAGCTCTGGGAAAGTGCAGTGGAGACCCTTAAAGACAAGGAACTTCAGTGGATTTTTTCACCGAAGGAGGTTGTTAAAAGGGGAAGAAATGAGCTCAAAAAAGCTCTTTTGAAGCACAGAATTGCGATGAGGAAGGATAAGGATACCGATATCTGGTGGAATATTTCTCAAACAATAGCCGGTGAGTTTGGCGGCAGTTTTCTCTCCTTCTTCGACAGTTTTAACTATATGGTTGATGAGACTTACAGAAAAATTGACGATAAAAAGTGGCATGAAAAGTTTCCTAACCTATCCGGCAGGAAGATTTTCCCTCACTGGATAAGAATTTTGAAAGAGAAGGTTGAAGACCTGCCTTTTGAGAATGTGGGAAAACTACCCATTCCTGTTGACGTTCATGTAACAAGGGCAACCTTTACCACGGGATGCATAACGGGAAGCTACAGGGCAAAAAGTATAACGGCAACCGTAAGGAACCTTGTCATAAAAGTGTGGGATGAAGCTTTAAAAGATGAAGGTATTCCGCCGGTTTCAATGTTCAGGCCTCTATGGCTGTTGAGCAAGCACGGGTGTCACTACAGAAAGAATGGCGACTGTCCTAAAAGAGAAGAATGCCCCGTCAGACATTTCTGCGTTTCTGGAAAGGTGGTCGTTTCTGCTTCTCACGTAGAAATTGATACCTCTTTATAA
- the glnD gene encoding [protein-PII] uridylyltransferase, with translation MNLESLKEEYFKERERIKKRHFDKETGFHVAQDLKNALDKLLKGVFPHFFGRWSIPCCLVALGGYGRGELNFYSDMDFNLLYDGKLTDAYKEDLEAFYYYMLSFNIDLGYAPRSVDEALSLAKNDLSILTNFLQIRFVEGDRKVAESFEKKFFRFVKKNAENIIDEIVKSRNERYKRFFGTVYYQEPNVKESKGGLRDLHEAFWIAKIVYDIQNYSGFIDKNIIDWKSFRDVISAYDFLLRVRNHLHIISGRKSDILSFQLQREVAEFFGFSRDNKGVESFMKSYFNSALDLSIITREIIRKSRESLKSSRKSIFSVLKKEHELSPHFYEHEGSLYIYENRETEVLKNPALVVEAFKLVQKFGFSISPTAFSIFKLSAETEKKKFQKKEVLLKFKEILMNPVRLSYVLELMHDCKVLDTLIPDFERLRGHFQFDTYHKFTTDIHLIMTVRELEKIRDINIETRGLYQVLDDLEKPELLYIAALLHDIGKGKRGKHENVGAAIARRYLKKLDFPDEDIDEIAWLIKNHLFMSHLAFRRDISDPKLIESFVKECGTEERLKKLFLLTCADIKAVGPGGWDRWKAALLWELFSSAMDVFHAGKNVKELIEEKVKKKAEKVKELLKDDVDKVLLEKLFKSAEPDYLRTYSPEDVVKHLKMVKELIEEDKNIRVEPDFFPEMGYCELTVVDRYKRAFFYKIAGIFTYLNLNIKGAYINKAVTVDGIDFMVYTIRVSTVSEEVPEEDIIKKVKEYVKKVYRDEIVVEELLKNPFKNKGFRSNLPKPATKVKFDNKTSEKYTIVEVSTWDRLGLLYAITRELVNAGTKLRRAIISTEGNRVIDSFYITDMEHNKITDEGKLNEIRERILTVLKER, from the coding sequence TTGAATCTTGAGTCTCTTAAGGAAGAGTATTTCAAAGAGAGGGAAAGGATAAAAAAACGCCACTTTGATAAAGAGACAGGCTTTCACGTGGCTCAGGATTTAAAAAATGCTCTTGATAAACTTTTAAAGGGTGTCTTTCCCCATTTTTTTGGCAGGTGGAGCATTCCGTGTTGTCTTGTTGCTCTTGGTGGTTACGGAAGAGGAGAACTCAACTTCTACTCAGACATGGATTTTAACCTTCTTTATGACGGTAAGCTCACAGATGCTTACAAAGAAGATCTTGAAGCTTTCTACTACTATATGCTTTCTTTTAACATAGATCTTGGCTATGCGCCAAGGAGTGTTGATGAGGCTCTTTCACTTGCGAAAAATGACCTGAGCATTCTTACAAATTTTCTTCAAATTCGCTTTGTCGAAGGTGATAGAAAAGTTGCTGAGAGTTTTGAGAAGAAGTTTTTTCGTTTTGTGAAGAAAAATGCAGAAAACATTATCGATGAGATAGTTAAGTCAAGGAATGAAAGGTATAAAAGATTTTTTGGAACTGTCTATTATCAGGAGCCGAATGTAAAGGAAAGCAAGGGTGGATTAAGAGACCTTCATGAAGCATTCTGGATTGCGAAAATTGTTTACGATATTCAAAACTATTCAGGTTTTATAGATAAAAATATTATCGATTGGAAGAGTTTCAGAGATGTTATTTCAGCTTACGATTTTCTTTTGAGGGTCAGGAATCATCTTCACATAATAAGTGGACGAAAGAGTGACATTTTGAGTTTTCAGCTTCAGAGGGAAGTTGCTGAATTTTTCGGCTTTTCAAGGGACAATAAAGGCGTAGAAAGCTTTATGAAAAGTTACTTTAATTCAGCCCTTGACCTGTCGATTATTACGAGGGAAATAATAAGAAAGTCAAGAGAGTCTTTAAAAAGCAGTAGAAAGTCGATTTTCTCTGTTTTAAAGAAAGAGCACGAGTTAAGTCCCCATTTTTACGAGCACGAAGGGTCCCTTTATATCTACGAAAATAGGGAAACAGAAGTGTTAAAGAATCCGGCTCTTGTGGTTGAAGCTTTTAAACTTGTGCAGAAGTTTGGCTTTTCTATATCACCCACTGCCTTCAGCATATTCAAACTTTCTGCAGAAACTGAAAAGAAAAAGTTCCAGAAAAAAGAGGTGCTTTTAAAGTTTAAGGAAATTCTCATGAATCCAGTCAGGCTTTCTTACGTTCTTGAATTAATGCACGACTGTAAAGTACTTGATACGTTAATTCCGGATTTTGAAAGGTTAAGGGGGCATTTTCAGTTTGATACCTATCACAAGTTTACAACGGACATACACTTGATAATGACCGTTAGAGAACTTGAAAAAATAAGGGATATAAACATAGAAACCCGCGGTCTCTATCAGGTTTTAGACGACCTTGAAAAACCCGAACTTCTTTACATTGCAGCTCTTCTCCACGATATAGGGAAAGGAAAGAGGGGTAAGCATGAAAATGTCGGAGCGGCAATAGCGAGGCGCTACCTTAAAAAACTTGACTTTCCCGATGAAGATATAGACGAGATTGCCTGGCTGATAAAGAATCACCTCTTTATGTCCCACCTTGCCTTTAGAAGGGATATAAGTGATCCAAAGTTGATAGAGAGTTTTGTAAAAGAATGCGGAACCGAAGAGAGGCTTAAAAAGTTGTTCCTCTTAACCTGTGCAGATATAAAAGCTGTTGGTCCCGGTGGTTGGGATAGATGGAAAGCAGCTCTCCTCTGGGAGCTTTTCTCTTCCGCCATGGATGTTTTTCACGCCGGTAAAAATGTAAAAGAATTGATAGAAGAGAAAGTGAAGAAAAAGGCGGAAAAAGTCAAGGAGTTACTTAAAGATGATGTTGATAAAGTCCTCCTTGAAAAGCTTTTTAAATCGGCAGAGCCTGACTACTTGAGAACCTACTCGCCGGAGGATGTAGTTAAACATTTGAAAATGGTGAAGGAGCTCATTGAAGAGGATAAGAATATTCGCGTTGAACCTGACTTTTTCCCTGAAATGGGCTACTGCGAACTGACAGTTGTTGACAGATACAAGAGAGCCTTTTTCTACAAAATTGCCGGTATTTTTACCTATCTTAACCTCAACATAAAAGGTGCTTATATAAACAAAGCTGTTACAGTTGACGGAATTGACTTTATGGTTTACACGATAAGAGTTTCCACGGTGTCGGAGGAGGTACCGGAAGAAGATATTATCAAAAAAGTTAAGGAGTATGTGAAGAAGGTGTACAGGGATGAAATTGTTGTGGAAGAACTTTTAAAAAATCCTTTTAAAAATAAAGGTTTTAGAAGTAATCTTCCCAAACCTGCCACGAAGGTGAAATTTGACAATAAAACGTCAGAAAAGTACACGATTGTTGAAGTCTCTACCTGGGACAGACTCGGGCTGCTCTACGCTATTACGAGAGAGCTTGTTAATGCCGGAACGAAACTTCGTAGAGCCATAATATCAACGGAAGGGAACAGGGTTATCGACTCTTTTTACATCACGGATATGGAACACAACAAAATAACTGATGAAGGCAAGTTAAACGAAATAAGAGAAAGGATATTAACTGTTCTGAAAGAGCGCTAA
- a CDS encoding phospholipase D family protein: protein MRKVFPLLLIFYFSLFSCSFQKEQKPVVSGAASISVEVHFSPRGGCTDTLIKEINSAKHSIDAAIYSFTSKKIVKAFIRAHKRGVKVRVIIDQGTAKSKRCVAPILKKAGVPVRFKRGSGGGLMHNKFAVIDGRTVITGSFNWTVSAEKRNDENLVVIKDDLPLAHRYEKVFDRLWHLAGLEE from the coding sequence GTGAGGAAGGTTTTTCCTCTCCTGTTGATTTTTTATTTTTCCCTTTTTTCATGTTCCTTCCAGAAGGAGCAGAAGCCGGTTGTTTCAGGTGCAGCTTCTATTTCTGTTGAGGTTCATTTTTCGCCACGGGGTGGTTGTACCGATACCCTGATAAAAGAGATAAATAGTGCAAAGCACAGTATAGATGCCGCCATATACAGTTTTACATCAAAAAAGATAGTTAAGGCTTTTATTAGAGCTCATAAAAGGGGCGTCAAGGTAAGGGTTATAATAGATCAGGGAACTGCAAAATCTAAAAGGTGCGTGGCGCCAATCCTTAAGAAGGCAGGTGTTCCGGTTCGATTTAAAAGGGGAAGTGGCGGTGGATTGATGCACAACAAATTTGCGGTTATAGATGGAAGAACCGTTATTACGGGAAGTTTTAACTGGACTGTGAGTGCTGAAAAGAGGAATGACGAGAACCTTGTTGTTATAAAAGATGATTTGCCGTTGGCGCACCGTTACGAGAAGGTTTTTGATAGACTCTGGCATCTGGCGGGACTGGAGGAGTAG